A genome region from Nicotiana tabacum cultivar K326 chromosome 13, ASM71507v2, whole genome shotgun sequence includes the following:
- the LOC107788207 gene encoding uncharacterized protein LOC107788207: MAEYEACILGIRMTVDMNIKELLVIGDFNLLIHQVQEEWSTKNVNILMNLHCVKKLCKKFTKIDFKHIPKIKNEFSDTLATLSSMIQYLDKNYIDPIEVEIRDQHAYYFHVDEEPDGKQWYHDIKKFLATQEYPKNATNGQKRAFRKLANHFFLNKEVLYRRTLDLGLLRCVDAAEATRLLDEIHAGMYGPHMNGFTLAKKILRDGYIWMTIESDSIRYVQKCHQCQIYGDFIQIPPNELNVMGSPWSFAAW, encoded by the coding sequence atggctgaatatgaagcgtGCATTCTTGGAATCAGAATGACAGTCGATATGAACATCAAAGAACTTTTGGTCATAGGAGATTTCAATTTGTTGATACACCAAGTCCAAGAAGAATGGTCCACCAAGAATGTCAATATACTGATGAACTTGCACTGCGTGAAGAAGTTGtgcaagaagttcacaaagatTGATTTCAAGCACATCCCCAAAATTAAGAACGAGTTTTCCGACACCCTTGCAACCTTATCATCTATGATTCAGTATCTAGACAAGAACTACATCGACCCTATCGAGGTAGAGATCAGGGATCAACATGCCTATTACTTCCATGTGGATGAAGAACCAGATGGTAAACAATGGTATCacgacatcaagaaattccttgCAACCCAGGAGTACCCAAAGAATGCTACTAATGGTCAAAAGCGAGCCTTCAGGAAGTTAGCAAACCATTTTTTCCTCAACAAGGAAGTCTTGTACAGGAGGACCCTAGACTTAGGTTTGCTGAGATGTGTAGACGCCGCTGAAGCAACCAGACTACTTGATGAAATACATGCAGGGATGTacggaccccacatgaatgggttcACATTAGCCAAGAAAATTTTGAGAGATGGATACATTTGGATGACTATAGAAAGCGATAGTATCCGCTATGTgcagaagtgtcaccagtgccagatTTATGGAGATTTCATCCAGATTCCACCAAATGAGTTAAATGTAATGGGTTCACCctggtcgttcgccgcttggtag